A region of Epinephelus moara isolate mb chromosome 15, YSFRI_EMoa_1.0, whole genome shotgun sequence DNA encodes the following proteins:
- the LOC126401860 gene encoding cyclic AMP-responsive element-binding protein 1 isoform X2, with protein MKMEAGADTQQSGETAVSESEVQQITLGQASIAAGQVTSSSPTVTLVQLPNGQTVQVHGVIQAAQPSVIQSPQVQTVQISTVAESEDSQESVDSVTDCQKRREILSRRPSYRKILNDLSSDAPAVPRIEEEKSEDDSAPAITTVTMPTPIYQTSSGQYIAITQGGAIQLANNGTDGVQGLQTLTMANAAATQPGATILQYAQTSDGQQILVPSNQVVVQAASGDVQAYQIRTAPTSAITPGVVMATSPALGTGGGTEEVTRKREVRLMKNREAARECRRKKKEYVKCLENRVAVLENQNKTLIEELKALKDLYCHKSE; from the exons atgaaaatggaggctggtgcagacacacagcaaagTGGTGAAACAGCTGTCTCGGAGTCTGAGGTCCAGCAGATCACCCTGGGTCAG GCGTCCATAGCAGCTGGCCAGGTGACATCCAGTAGTCCCACAGTCACTCTCGTGCAGTTACCCAACGGTCAGACAGTCCAAGTGCACGGGGTGATCCAAGCTGCTCAGCCCTCTGTCATCCAGTCCCCACAAGTCCAGACCGTACAG ATTTCAACTGTTGCTGAGAGCGAGGACTCTCAGGAGTCCGTAGACAGTGTGACAGATTGccagaagaggagagagattCTGTCCAGACGACCTTCCTATAG GAAGATTCTAAACGATTTATCGTCAGACGCTCCAGCAGTGCCTCGAATTGAGGAGGAGAAATCAGAGGACGACTCAGCCCCTGCCATCACCACAGTCACCATGCCCACTCCCATCTATCAGACCAGCAGTGGCCAGTACA TTGCAATCACCCAGGGCGGGGCCATCCAGCTGGCCAATAACGGCACGGACGGAGTGCAGGGCCTGCAGACGCTGACAATGGCCAACGCCGCTGCCACCCAGCCCGGCGCCACCATCCTGCAGTACGCCCAGACCAGCGACGGGCAGCAGATCCTAGTACCCAGCAATCAAGTGGTTGTACAAG cTGCCTCCGGTGATGTCCAGGCCTATCAGATCCGCACTGCCCCCACCAGCGCTATCACTCCCGGAGTGGTCATGGCGACATCGCCTGCACTGGGCACAGGAGGAGGCACTGAGGAGGTCACACGCAAAAGGGAGGTCCGACTTATGAAAAACAG GGAGGCAGCCCGCGAGTGTCgcaggaagaagaaggagtACGTCAAGTGTCTGGAGAACCGCGTGGCCGTATTGGAGAACCAGAACAAAACCCTCATCGAGGAACTCAAAGCCCTTAAAGACTTATACTGCCACAAATCAGAGTAG
- the LOC126401860 gene encoding cyclic AMP-responsive element-binding protein 1 isoform X1, translating into MKMEAGADTQQSGETAVSESEVQQITLGQASIAAGQVTSSSPTVTLVQLPNGQTVQVHGVIQAAQPSVIQSPQVQTVQISTVAESEDSQESVDSVTDCQKRREILSRRPSYRKILNDLSSDAPAVPRIEEEKSEDDSAPAITTVTMPTPIYQTSSGQYIAITQGGAIQLANNGTDGVQGLQTLTMANAAATQPGATILQYAQTSDGQQILVPSNQVVVQGVELFPHFDLRRHTEAASGDVQAYQIRTAPTSAITPGVVMATSPALGTGGGTEEVTRKREVRLMKNREAARECRRKKKEYVKCLENRVAVLENQNKTLIEELKALKDLYCHKSE; encoded by the exons atgaaaatggaggctggtgcagacacacagcaaagTGGTGAAACAGCTGTCTCGGAGTCTGAGGTCCAGCAGATCACCCTGGGTCAG GCGTCCATAGCAGCTGGCCAGGTGACATCCAGTAGTCCCACAGTCACTCTCGTGCAGTTACCCAACGGTCAGACAGTCCAAGTGCACGGGGTGATCCAAGCTGCTCAGCCCTCTGTCATCCAGTCCCCACAAGTCCAGACCGTACAG ATTTCAACTGTTGCTGAGAGCGAGGACTCTCAGGAGTCCGTAGACAGTGTGACAGATTGccagaagaggagagagattCTGTCCAGACGACCTTCCTATAG GAAGATTCTAAACGATTTATCGTCAGACGCTCCAGCAGTGCCTCGAATTGAGGAGGAGAAATCAGAGGACGACTCAGCCCCTGCCATCACCACAGTCACCATGCCCACTCCCATCTATCAGACCAGCAGTGGCCAGTACA TTGCAATCACCCAGGGCGGGGCCATCCAGCTGGCCAATAACGGCACGGACGGAGTGCAGGGCCTGCAGACGCTGACAATGGCCAACGCCGCTGCCACCCAGCCCGGCGCCACCATCCTGCAGTACGCCCAGACCAGCGACGGGCAGCAGATCCTAGTACCCAGCAATCAAGTGGTTGTACAAGGTGTGGAACTATTCCCACATTTTGATCTGCGTAGGCATACTGAAG cTGCCTCCGGTGATGTCCAGGCCTATCAGATCCGCACTGCCCCCACCAGCGCTATCACTCCCGGAGTGGTCATGGCGACATCGCCTGCACTGGGCACAGGAGGAGGCACTGAGGAGGTCACACGCAAAAGGGAGGTCCGACTTATGAAAAACAG GGAGGCAGCCCGCGAGTGTCgcaggaagaagaaggagtACGTCAAGTGTCTGGAGAACCGCGTGGCCGTATTGGAGAACCAGAACAAAACCCTCATCGAGGAACTCAAAGCCCTTAAAGACTTATACTGCCACAAATCAGAGTAG